In the Periophthalmus magnuspinnatus isolate fPerMag1 chromosome 11, fPerMag1.2.pri, whole genome shotgun sequence genome, TGTTTGTTTTGGATGACTCCTCTTTATCCCTTCATGTGTGCTGCCTTATGGGGgaaatgaaaaagtgggtttgGCTTTGGGTTTTAAATGTTCACCTGTAAGAAGAAAGTGAACATTTTTGACTATTGGTACATCTTATGCATTAGCGGCATATGCTAGCAAATACTGTATAGTAACACTGTGTTTAGTAGCCTGTACAAACTGTGAACAATAACACAATATCGTCCTGATTTATAGAAGCTCATGGGGAACAACCTGTTAAATTATTGCAACGAATCAGAATTAAGGGAGTTTTATGCCACAATTTATCATATATTTCAAGTTACGACCAGATCATGTAGCTGTATCCCTGCGAAAAACACTTCCACATCCAATTTTCCTATGTATTTGTGTGAGCATGTCATTGTAAGGGAATTGAATTGAAGGGATTAGTTGGATTCACAGCcacacttccatcagtctgcccttATTATGAGAGAtacaccaatccagctttttcaattCCAGTACCTTTATCAACAAaggatttttaatattttttttttctatacaaGTGCCTCAGGTTCGTCTTTCAGCTTCATTACCACTTATACAATTTCTAAGGTGTAGTCTACTCTCTGTTTCTCACCAGTTGAGACTTTGACCCTAAGTATCTGCCGTTAATTGGTTTCAACTGAAACCAGTGAAAGTACCAATTCTGTCCAAAAAGTGACGCAATGGAAAAAACAGGGGTGGCACCAGACATGTTTGGTTAGAGGAGCTAGGAGGGTGCTAAGGTCTTCAGTGTGGGTGTTCACTTAacatttagagccttttaacaatggagcatACTCCcacccacatgtttgagtcccTGTTTTCAAtgtagtttaaatgtagttagcactatgtagttatttataaaacctaatataatagaattcttttttctttttcttttttagaatTCTACCCCACCCCAGCCCCCCTTCCCCTTGGTGCTGcccctggggaaaaaaaatgatacaaatgTGTAAATTTGCTGTAGTATTTATCCTTCAATAACTTAAACAGATTGGAAGAAATAACAATTCTATCATTATGAGATGTTCTTGGGCAATTTTCAGGCCAAATTTGAGTCAAGTATCAGTTTAGGTGCAGAACTATTTTTTACAAGCAGCATGAGAGatgtgtcttgctcatggacacaaTGGCTGTATGCATTTACCtgtgatccagaatacacacctCTTAAATACTCtacgaagatgtgagtttggtcaATTGTGAATTTTTACGTTTTCaaatggccgtgattgacaggtggattaatcAATCGTGGACATTCATGGTTTGTCCGTATCggaaataataaaattatatatatatatatatatatatatatatatatatatatatatatatatatatatatatatatatatatatatatatatatatatatatatatatatgaggagGGTGAAATAACTGAACAAGTGAACTCTGTTATTTAtgattgtatttgtaaatcataggtgagcAATGAGcaccttcatttcacatgtgttactggaaaaaaaaaaaaaacaagtctggTTGCACGATCACGTTTTACTGGGCTTTAGAGGCAACGCaggacatggggaccagactgatatcaacctgtataaaaatatagagAGATGTCGCTTTAGATTTGACAGAATAGTTAACATCTCTACAAATTGTGCTACTGCATCTGTTTGACATGAACCATATTTGAAATGCGTTATATATTGccctttatgtattttttgtaactATCCACAGTATACATGGCTTCCGACTACCATCATTGTGAAACATCAACAACACCCTCCAAAGACAGCGGCCTACATCCCAACGCGAGGTGACATCCACATGGCAACGGCAAAAATAGATCTTAGCATCGCATctctttcttctgtttctttctgtgCTTCTATATTTTCAGCACCACTTTGACTGAACAGCTCCTGATGTGCGACCAggctaaaaatactcaaatagtCTGTGTGGTGTCGATTGGAGATGAATAGCTTCTGACTGCTGGCATTCGGGTATTGAATTTTATCGTGGCATGTTCAAAATAAGGTAGATAATTATTGGTATATTGATTTGTAGGTTAGATGAGGGGAATTAAAGGATTTGTATTACCATGTGTGGTATGCTGGGTTCTGGAGAAGAGCTGATATCCATGGCAACCATCTGAAGCTTAAGTCATTTATTTACATACATACCACAAGTAATATCatatgtgtaatatgtgtgttttgactgtgaagacaaatttcccctcggggacaataaagtaactaactaactatcAGTGAAGCTAGAACTGATTggattttataaataaataaataaataaataaataaataaatatatatatatatatatatatatatatatatatatatatatatatatatatatatatatatatatatatatatatatatatatatatatatatatatatatatatatatatatatatatatatatatatatatatatatttatttatttatttatttatttacattgtgaATGAGAATTTCTAACATTTGTTTGGTAAAATACaggtaataaataaacaagataacaataattaaataaataaataataataaataaataaaatacaatataataatgatgatgatgatgatgatgatgatgatgatgatgatgatgatgataataataatatgtttttgtaaGTAAACTTTATTGCCTGTTGCTTCTCACGACATTTCAAACACATGTACTCTCTTTCTCATAAGAATTTCAGCTCTTCTTTCACGTAGCAGCAGCAGGAacatcagcctcctcagtctctccagctcctcctcttcaccacagAAGTACAATACAACATATCTACTGTACTTTTCCTTATCACATCTCAGCTTGCGTTATTGTCTTGCATGAGGAGTTTATACAGtcagtaatgtaaatgtaattatcTGTAAACATCAGCAATATTAAGTAACGCTATAATTTCATGGATCATTATGGTGGACTTATGTAAACATCTTAACCATTAGCACAAATGCAGTACGTGCTAACCTCAGCCTAGCATGCTTGACATGTTTGCATGTCTACATTACTGGGCTCATTACATGCAATCCCTTCACTGTATGTCAAGGCAACAAAATACTcagaggtcctatattacacaaaacttttttgagatttaagccatcaaaaacatacttggagttgtgttttgtgtgtgaatgaaacaaaacctttaagaatttgcacaaaaatgaaaatgtgacatGGATTATTAAAAATCAGCCTTAGTATTGTTCTGTGATGGAAAGCTTAATGGTTCAATCTCTTCTcaccagtgtctgcatacatgAACTATTATCCTTTTTGTCCATCCTTTTGAAAAAAccattaatgtattttatgtgcAGGTAGAAATGCGATTATGTAACCGTGGTACTTTTCTTCCTGGGTCCTTTACATAAGCTACTACCATAAAGCTATATATAGTCTATTTAATCCcatcttttgtttagtttagcaATACTGACCTTTCTATacttaaaaatgataaaactaaAGCTAAGTGATACATCTGGTGTTATGATTTTGACaatatacacaaaattgatttgcAATTTGATGTATTTGTGTAATAAATGATATAATAACTGTCATCCCACTGCATACAGCCATACCAAATAATCAACTGTATCATTTCTTTGCAGCCATTTGGCGGTTTGTCAAGATCAAGGAAGTATTGATTTGGGTTGTCATGGATACAGTATGCAATGCACTGCTCTGCTATAGGAAAAAGCTTGTCTGCAGAATttcagatatatattttttcttacttATTTCTTTAACGTTTAGCCTAGCTggcagagtgtttgtcctctgatctgaaggttggcggttcaaatcctgctcttttATTCAACTTCGAAAACCGCTAACATTGTCTTAATCATGTGTGACTCCTGCTACTTCAGCTGGTCAGCTTCCACAGTCAGGACTGCAGTGCATGTGTTAATTCCACTAGCATATCTCAGCACAACAGCTGCTTTGGCTCACTACCTCCATTACAGCTTTGGATAGCAATTTCTCTTCATATAACACATATGCTCCTGGCACAGTGGCCTAGAAGTGCAGTTTAATCTAGCTATATAGAAAATGACAGTGTTGGATTGACTGTAGTCTACAATTGAGTGAAAATGATCAGGTTGAATGAACAAGTGTCTCTTTTTACTTTATACTGTCAAAGTCTCTGTGACATGCCCTAACCCCATTGACAAAATATTATATGTATTCAAATATAACTTTCTTTCAAGTATGTGCCTTCTATATTACTCATAAAGTTAAGACAAGATAAGAAAAGATATTTGTcctaaatacattcaaaacgATTGGGTTTTAAATGTGACAACATACATGTAACATCAGTGAGTGTGTTTACTCCACTCTTTGTCTTATATTGATGTTGCTGTAAAGGTCATAGGTCAATGCATCCTTAGCCTCTCCTTTGCAATTAGTAACTGCCAATGCCTTCGCTTGCAGGAAGACACACATGTTTTGttgtcattctcagtatatggacaggtctCATGGGAAAGCACAGAACCTCCTGAATTCACTCATTGAgttgtagaggctgcactagcactgattcatgattggctgcaggtgctggggtttatgtagtgacaattcagatcagaaaCAGTCTTGATTTAAACTAAACGGATtccagcattgaaactggcaacccaaatgagagcaAGAGAGTGCAGCTGCAGctacaccaaattataacataaacataaacaacttggtgatcatgtccaatgtttttgtaattaagaataaatcagcaaagctcaatttgatttaaacattctTAGTCTACCTTGTATCATACCTTTAATTGAACACCCAAACAACTACACTTCCCATAATTCCACAGGAGACACACGGACAGCCAATCACGGACGCAATAAGACATGACGGCACCGCTTTTGGTCCATTTATGTGAGCGCGCTCCTGTCACGCTCGCGCAGACAGACGGAGCACTCGCGGGCAAACCACCGAGAGCACGAGCACACCACGGAGAGCACGAGCACAGCAGCAGCTTGAGCAGCGCGTGGAAGGTGGGTGTGACGGCTGCATCTTCTACTACTCCCACAACTCACAGCCAGCGTTTTGTCCTCTATTAACCACCTAGGAAGCTTATTTCTTTGCTACTTTCTCTCATAACCTCTTCGCCGCGCTTGTCATTTTGAATATAGCGCGTAAATTGTGAAAAGTCTGTTATTTTGGGCATCTTTTGTTTTCCTGTTCGACGTTCCCGCGGTCCACCTGTGCACGCGACGCATAATCAAAATTGGCGCccattttttgacattttaggaATTTTTCCGCCTATAAACTTTCAGCGTCGTTTgaattgtcttttgtttttctgcctGGCACAGCTGGCACAGTTGGCGCAGGGCGGCAGACGCGGGCAGGGGAGCCGTTTTGGGCAGTTGTTTGATGGCGTTAGGCTGTGGCGACATTTGTTcccattttttttgtcttcagaGGCGTCAAAACAAGCCGCTGTTCGATGCGTTTGGCTGGAGAAAATCACCTGCCTGTGTCTATTGTTCTTTGCAGCTCGTCATGTTGATGTCAAAGCCTCTTTGTTGCTTTGCTGCTTGTTGTTGAGATGACAGTGAAGGAAATGTGCTTGGCGGCTGCGTGAATAAGGCTTTGTCACTATTGTCAAGACGCTCAATGGGAAACATGTTCAAAGTGGTCATTCTTTGCATGGGCGTTGATACGTGCAAGGCACTGGGCAAATGATGCACTAAATGGACTAATATTCGCTTGGCACGTTTGTTAATGCCTTTTTATCAAATGTGCATTCAATAATAAGTGTGCATTTTTgctcatttcatatttttacagctATGCACATTGACCACTTTATCAAGTGGCCTCTGCTTCACCCAgatgtctttaaaaatatatatataaataaataaatgttccaAGCTTGTGTATATTTTTCCCCTCTTGCAAAAAGGAGCCAACATTTTTCAGAAAATATTAAGTTTATGCATAAATGTCCCTGCACAGGCCTTTATTTCTATTACATCATAGTACCAGCCTCATTGAACCGTGCTGCCACATCGGCTGTGTGCATTCACTTGTGTATTTCACCTCCCCTGTGGCTGGAACACATGGTACTAGGAACAGGTGCTCcctgatgattttttttccaacaaatgTGCACAATGCTGcgtaatatttacatttaaaatgcattgactGCTTGGCCTTATTGTGAGCCTGTTCATTCAGCCACCTGGCAGTGCCTCCCTGTCTGCCTACAGTACCCACCCAAAAAAGCGCCTTTGTCTCCACTAAATGCGTCCTTCAGTAACAATTAACGGGAGGTAGTTGGCCTTGAAGCCTCATCCTTTCCTGTCCTTGGTTTTGGATGAGTGTTTTGGTGGATGGCCCGAATGTCACTGCTGTCACACGTTCAGAGATAAACAATGTGCGCTTGTCCAACAGCTCAATGAATGCCAGCGTCGTTTTGTTTGAATTGATGGGCGGTGGTTAGCTGTAGTGCCCCAAAGCCGCCACTAGAGGGTACAATTTTATACATTGTATCattcctgtatttttaaacctgtaattttctttctttgtttttttttttttttaaatatttactgtattttaacagtttgtatttttttcttttaggtaCACTTACCTGCAGCACTCGTCACTATGGCCGAAGGTAATCTCTTAAGATTTACTCTAACAtgcttttaatatttaatgcacCTAGTCAGTCATCATGGCATATTAATGGAGGGGTTTCCTGTCTCTACAGAAATCCAGGTCAAAGAGCTGGACAAGCGCGCCTCTGGCCAGGCCTTTGAGGTCATTCTCGGGGAGCCAGACTCAAAGGGCGAgttccctctgtctccccccaAAAAGAAGGACGTGTCACTGGAGGAGATCCAGAGGAAACTGGATGCAGCTGAGGAGAGGCGCAAGGTTGGTACAActttctccctcctttcacTCTCCTGGGACAAGTGCAATGAGAAACATCAAGTGTACCTGTACAACTTGTCACATGCACAGGTGCCTTGAGGACAGATGCAATCCTGCACCAGACGGTAAAAACTGCGTCCAATTTATTTACCCTCACACACTTGCAAAGCTGTTTTGGTTTGCAGAACTTGAGCTAAAATGATACAACATGAACAAAAAGGAAAtgcctttatttaaaaagaCTTGGAAATTCACAAATTAAGCTCATGGTTGCTCTTCCCATTTCATTTAATGTTTAGTtatgggtttgtttgttttttttcaaattcagcaAATGTGTAAAATCCTATATGCCACCATTTTTAGCACTCAACTTGACAAATCCAGGCTATTATTGTGTATATAGTTTATGTTGTAGGAAACTATCAGTAAAATTTGCTTAAAATTGTTTCAGAGTCAAAAAGCAGAGTTCCAGAAGCACGTGGCAGAGAAGCGTGAGCACATAAAGGAGGTGCAACAGAAGGCACAGGAGGAGAACAAcaacttcagcaagatggctgAGGAGAAGCTCAACCAGAAAATGGAGGCCAACAAGGAGAACCGCACAGCCCTTATGGCAGCTATGAATGAGAAGTTCAAGGAGAAGGTATTTGCTTCTGTCTAACTAAATGAAAGACACTACTTCTGATGGCTGACTAATCATATTTCACTCTCTGACCAGGACAAGAAGTTGGAAGAAGTGCGAAAAAACAAGGAAACCAAAGATGGCACTGAAGAGGGCGCCTCGGAAGACTGAACCGTACCAGCTGGGGATTGTATAGGGTTTTTTACGTATCCAaagattgatttattttttgtttttcactacCCACCTTTTTGAACTGAGAAAACCCAGTTCCACTTTGTGAAATTTTCAGCTCCCCTGCTTTAAGTGTTCTTGCTGGTTTTACTTGTGGCTCGTCCCTCCCCACTGTCAGTCTAATGAGTTTCATATGTAGCTTGTGCCGCTTCTGCCCTTTCTGAAAATAAGCAGTGTACACCTATCCTTTTGTGAGGAAGCATGTTTCTATGCATAGGTCTTTTATCCTGGCATATTTCATAGTGTGTTCTCGAAGTGTCCTGTGAACCACACATTTTGGCACTTAAATTGTATATGAAGAGTAGCACAACATTTGAGGCATCGGCTGTTATATACATGCAGCTTTGCTCCCATCCTCTGCTTGTTGCTCCTCCCAATCATTTGTGCCACTGCTGATTCtttgcttttgtaaaaatatggGGTTCTCTTCAAAGCACATGACTCGCACTGTATAACTGTGAACCGACTTGAATGGATGCCAACTAGAACAGACTAGACTGGGCTCTACACGAGGAATGCAAAAGAGCAATACACTTTGGCAACTCGTATACAGTGGCTGGTTGACTTGAACTGttgaactaaaataataaaaaaaaatatggaaacTCAAACTGCCTGGTTTTCTTATTGAAATGTGATGTCTGTGTACAGCTGATGGTGACCTCCTGTTGACCTGTCGACAAACAGCTGTGGTTTCATGTGCAATCCAAATCTGATGTCTCAAGTGGAGTTATACCTGTAAAATGACACGTAAACAGTAAAATCCCCTGGTTTCGTATTATGGTCCCTTTGGCTACTCAtcagattttgcagtttacatgtCACTTAAATCTTAAAGGTTCATAAACAGATTTGGGTGTGAAAGCAAAAGAAGCCACCGATTCAGTCATTTGGTTTAATTTGACTAAATCTGGCCTAAATCCAATTTATTTCAAATGCCACATTTTACCACACTTTCATCATCATTGGTAAAACTTTAGGACCACGTGCTGCTGTCTGGTGGTAACTGGCTTATTAaataagtatttaagtacaggATGTTTTCATTTAACTAACACTTAACACTGTAGCCTTTTGCTCTCATAACCGTATAAACTTTTAAGTGTCACATGGTTATTGGACAGTGCTTTGTCAACACTACATTTGTGCTCTTTAGTGTGCTCTCCCAGCGTTTGGAAGATGAATGTTGAAATTTGCAGATACAAACTCTGACTCCATTCATCTAGAGTTATCTGAAAGACAAACTACAGTCTCTGCCTCCATCTAGTGGCAGTCTTTTCCATTACGCGTGaacgtttttttttcctccttcaaataaatgcaaacaagcaaaatgaaaacaaaaacttttatgTACAGTAACAAAATGATTTAGAATTTTATATTCACAATGCACTTGAAATCTGAACACAACTACTTGCAGGTAGTTTATAACTCTACAAGTTATAATTGACTTTTATTGTTTAACAGTATTACAGTCATCTTGTATGATTCATGCACTGTGAAAAATGTCACGGTGTGCTGCCACCTCAATATCCTCAATACAGTCAGAACAGGCACAGCCTCTGAGCAGGTGCTCATCTTGTGAAGGAATAGTGGTCAAGTGTTGCCTTATCTTGCTTTATAATATCTGCTTTATAATATAACTCACTTAactcactttataatatctgcactaaactggacactttataacaccggtcactttaataagccactttgcactgttgttctgatgctgctgttgtatatattttctccctttaagtatttcacttgatttttttttaagcatatctttttaactttgtgcatgcccttatttgtatttgtatttattcagtgtgtttatgttgcactttttcaccgaagcaagttcctagtttgtgaactgtgttcacagactatggcaataaaagtcttctgattctgattctgattaaagAAAATTATCTGGTGAAGTTCTAGTTTTGTGCACTTCTGCTTTACTCAAAATGTAACAGGTAgacttattttttgtaattgcaGATTTTTGTAAATACTGCTGACTGTTATGGCTTAACAGCATTTGTCAGTTGCCACATTTTCTCAGTGTGATTATTGCATTGGCACAAAGAATCTTCAGCCTAATGACAAAGCTGTACGACAGTgttacataaacatcattatagTTTTCATCAAACTGCACGTTGTGCTTTTATTGCCAAAGTCTGTTCAAACTGACATTAATACTTCTCCCATGTTCTAGATGTTGATGCCTTACACTCCACAGCCACAGGAGGACAATGTTGCTCTACAAATAGCTGCTGCCGTCTCCTTCGGTATAGAAAGATAAACTGATACCAACTGTTGTTAATTCCTGGATCATGTCCAAAAGCATAAAAGTGCAGCGTGTTCCCTGCTCACTGAGGCGGTGGCTCTGGCACTTTGTTGCTTCATTTAGGACTCTATGAGTAAATGAATGtacatttgtaaatatatgACCTCACACAAGAAGCTCTGAACACTGCCAACGCAAAGGAAGAGTTTTAATCCATGAGCagcaaaatatattacattatttatacCTCAGTGCAGTTATTCAAACAGTCActccatttgttttatattacaaaATGAAAGCCTTGCATTAACATCTAAAAGTTACAACAATTTAATCTCAAACGTGCATTACATTTTTCACGCAATGCTAAAAAGAAACTCATTTAAgtgtccactatgtaacttttctggtggagggtccatcacctgcttgtctccatggagaatttaaatgtatttattaccatggagacaagcaagtgatgtcatcaggtcAAGCtgcacgtcagatctgtggagaggcgtttttctttaaactattaacatttccatggaggtaAATAGGTGGCAGtaccttcaccagaaaagttgcatagtgtgcctttaaaggtcctatattacacaaaattgtctcttatgagctttaagtcatgttataaagctgttaactcctcagaaacagacctggagttgtgttttgtttcatttacacatgtttgagtaacactttattattagtctgtttacatcaccaaaactcaaaatgctctgttccaccttgtgatgtcatgaagtgctagctttcaagttaacagccccttttacctttagttcagtcaagattggcaactccagggctgaaatgatccaaatgattctagtgaaggcgtatgtaATTTCAAAAcacaagcacttcctgtattacctcatgacatcacaaggtggaacagagagactccatgtatgtttttcatgaggaaacaacattataacatcgatcagaaaacagtgtagtATGGCACTTTTAACCATTTCACCATGATTCAAATTTGACCTATAAAAAAACTCAGATGATTTCCGTTTCAGCCAATCATTTCACTGCAAATATAGATACAGTATTTCAGTATTAGCCACTTTTGTACTTCTGCTGTGTGTCTATGTGCAGTACAGACAAATGTAATACTGTAACGTACATGTTAGCGTAGTGGAAGACTTTTCAGTTCTTGAATAAAAACGATTCCCTGCTCAGATGCGCTGTTGTGTTGAACCATGCTGATCCCTGAGCGGCCTCAGTTACATCGCATTAGCGCTGTTAGCAGAGCGTTAGCAACAAACACATGCCCCTGCACCCCAGTTTTCTAGCAGGTTCACTGGTTCATTGCTGAAGACAAGACTTGCACGATTATTAACCGTGAAAGATACTCGGTGAGGTCATTGTCTTGGCATAGTGTTCATGTACGAAATAAGACGTTACTGCGAGACATTGTGGGAATTGTTATTATTCCTTGTCATAATCAAAAACATCACAAGATTTTTAGGTTAAACCGCGGTTattctattaaaatgtattgttatttttaatattttacgcAATCTTATCCAGAACATGACAAATTGTAGTGCAACAATCTAATTATATTCACgattagtttcatttttgttcattatgactAGCTGATGAACACTCCACACTACGCAGatttataagtttaatgccatactgtggaatagtcCAGGTGAAGCGGTAACATCTCCACAACGAAAGCacttaaaacattataatttccACGTCTTATCTTTCCATTAGCTGAAAGACTATCCACAGGTTTCAAATACTTAAATTCTCAGTACTCCATATTTGAACAGAGCACAATACCGTCTTTATATACCCTTGAGTAAACATAATGC is a window encoding:
- the LOC117378925 gene encoding stathmin-like, yielding MAEEIQVKELDKRASGQAFEVILGEPDSKGEFPLSPPKKKDVSLEEIQRKLDAAEERRKSQKAEFQKHVAEKREHIKEVQQKAQEENNNFSKMAEEKLNQKMEANKENRTALMAAMNEKFKEKDKKLEEVRKNKETKDGTEEGASED